The Canis aureus isolate CA01 chromosome 24, VMU_Caureus_v.1.0, whole genome shotgun sequence genome includes a window with the following:
- the ERFE gene encoding erythroferrone, whose product MARARRPAGARLLLAWAALLAAAAPGLGSPAPEPRRARREPRPGNANQPPAGPGHSLAGPPSGPPEPATDGTRNFDPRDAWMLFIRQSDKGVNGKRGGRGKARKLKLGLPGPPGPPGPQGPPGPIIPREVLLKEFQLLLKGAVRQRERPAPEPCTRGPAEDADAATAREDDEAEAGAGAGAAGAAGVLALLAAPLAPGPRAPRVEAAFHGRLRRDASVERRALHELGGYYLPDAEGAFRRGPGLNLTSGQYTAPVAGFYALAATLHAALAEQPRRGPPRPRDRLRLLICIQSRCQQNASLEAVMGLESSSELFTISVNGVLYLQTGQYTSVFLDNASGSPLTVRSGSHFSAVLLGV is encoded by the exons atggcccgcgcccgccgccccgccggggCCCGCCTGCTGCTCGCCTGGGCCGCCCTgctggccgccgccgccccgggcctCGGCTCCCCTGCCCCGgagccccgccgcgcccgccgagAGCCGCGCCCCGGGAACGCGAACCAGCCGCCCGCAGGCCCCGGGCACAGCCTCGCGGGGCCGCCCTCCGGGCCGCCG GAGCCTGCCACCGACGGGACGCGCAACTTCGaccccagggacgcctggatgcTCTTCATCAGGCAGAGTGACAAAGGCGTCAACGgcaagaggggagggagaggcaaggCCAGGAAGCTGAAG CTTGGCCTGCcggggcccccaggcccccctgggCCCCAAGGCCCCCCTGGCCCCATCATTCCCCGGGAGGTGCTGCTGAAGGAGTTCCAGCTGCTGCTGAAAG GAGCCGTGCGGCAGCGGGAGCGCCCGGCCCCCGAGCCCTGCACGCGCGGCCCCGCCGAGGACGCGGACGCGGCCACCGCCCGGGAGGACGACGAGGcggaggctggggcgggggcgggggcggcgggggcggcgggcgtgCTGGCGCTGCTGGCTGCACCCCTGGCCCCGGGCCCGCGGGCTCCGCGCGTCGAGGCCGCCTTCCACGGTCGCCTGCGGCGGGACGCGTCGGTGGAGCGGCGGGCGCTGCATGAGCTGGGCGGCTACTACCTG cCCGACGCCGAGGGCGCCTTCCGCCGCGGCCCCGGCCTGAACCTGACCAGCGGCCAGTACACGGCGCCCGTCGCCGGCTTCTACGCACTCGCTGCCACGCTGCACGCGG cGCTCGCCGAGCAGCCCAGGCGGGGTCCGCCGCGTCCCCGGGACCGCCTGCGCCTGCTCATCTGCATCCAGTCCCGGTGCCAGCAAAACGC CTCCCTGGAGGCTGTCATGGGCCTGGAGAGCAGCAGTGAGCTCTTCACCATCTCGGTAAATGGCGTTCTGTACCTGCAG